Sequence from the Atribacterota bacterium genome:
AGGTGGCTTAGGACATACAACTATTAATCTCCCGGAGGATATTGGTATAAGATTATTAATAGACGGAGTATTTAATCGCATTAATTGTAGCGGATTTGAACAAATTGGTAATTTTTATTTTAATTCAGGGTTTGATTTATCAGAAAGAAAGATTTATATTACAATTATTTCAGGAATAGGAAAGATTGATGTAAATCTAATATAATTTTCAATTAGAAATATTCGGAGGTCCGAAAATGAAAGGAATAGCTAAATTTGTTTTTATAGTGTTGTTTTTGTCTTTTTCTGCAATGACTGTTTTTTGCCAAACGGAAAAAACAGTTACACCCGAATTAGAATATGGATGGTCTTCAGTTGACAATGTTTTTAGCAAAGTGGAAATAAATAAATTAGTAAAAAAACCAATGGCAGGGCCAATAAAGATAGGTTATACTGCAAAAGATGTTAGGGGGGTAATGGGGATACCGGATAGTATAGATGAAAAAGGGTATATTTATTATTATCGCCAGTCTCCCATATTTTTTGATGATAATTGGAAAGTCCGGTCATGGGACAATAAATATGGAAATTTGAATATTTTAGAGGATACTATAAAAATTATTCCGGGCTCTCATATCTCTGAAGTTTTTAAACAGAAGGGGTTTGCACTTCAAATTACCAAATTGGATAATAGCTACCGACTGGAATATCCTTATGAAATAATTTTTATTAATAATAATTGGAAGGTAGAGGCAATCAGTGATAAGCAAGTAAGGAAGATTAATCCTAACAGAGATGTGATGAATTTAGAGGATTTCTTAGAAGAATACAGAGATTATTTAAGAAAAAAGCCATAAAACATATTAATTATTATTGTATTATATGTTAATTATAGATTATTGTGTTTTTTACAAATATTATGGTAATGCTATAGGTATTTTGAAAATAAAAATAAAGTCTCTTTAGCCCTGTTTAGTGAATTATTTCAATTCCTGAAAATTTGTTATTATTTAAAGATATATCCTCTCTGCGAATCATCTTAATTGCATTTGGCAATGATTCCATTATATCCCTGGCAGTCATTCCGTCTTTTCCCAGTTTTTTGGCAGTCATGTCTCCGGCTAATCCATGAACAAGTACTCCTTGTCGAGCGGCAGATTCAACCGGTAATCCAAGGGTATACATTGCTGCTATAGTACCTGTTAACACATCTCCGGAACCGGCAGATGCCATACCACTGTTTCCCGTCATATTAATAAATACATTGCCGTCCGGTATAGCAATTAATGTATGAGCCCCCTTTAATACAGTGATTGTATTATTTTTTCCGGCAAAATCTACCACAATATTAATTAAGTCTTCTTTTATTTGGTTTACCGGTAATTTAGTCAAGCAGGACATTTCTCCAAGGTGTGGTGTTAATATAGTTGGATGCTTTCGTGATTGTAAAATTGATAAATCATTACTTATTGCGGTTAACCCGTCACCATCAATTAGTATGGGCTTATTAATTTCAGTAACTATCCTTCTAACCAGGTTTTGTGTTTCCTCTTCCAGGGAAAGGCCGGGTCCTATAATAACAATGTCTGTTTTTTCGGATAATTTTAATAGTGCGGGTATATTGGCTGAAGAAATAGCCCCTGTTGCCGTTTCTTTTTGGGGAAGAAATACAACTTCGCTGGCAATTGTAGCAATATAGGGAATGATTGAGGCAGGAGCCGCTAATCGGGAATAACCACCACCGCTTTTTAAAAAGGATAGAGAAGAAAAATAGGGGGCACCATAATAATTACGGGAACCGGATATAAAAAGAGCGTCACCAAATGTTCCTTTATGGCCTTCGTTCAAACGATTGGGAATTAAAAGAGGGGAATTGATATAAGTATTTAAATCATTTTTATTATATAAATAGGGAGGGAAAGAAATATGTGAAACATAAAGTTTTCCACAATAATCATAACCGGGATATAATATATTTCCTATTTTTGGAAGGCCAAAAGTGACTGTATAATCTGCTTTCACAGCAATTCCCTGAATTGAACCGGTGTTACCGTTTATACCGGAAGGAATATCTATGCTGATAACCGGGTTATTTATTTTATTAATTAACTGAATAACTTCCAGATAATATCCCTCAATATTTCTAGCCAGACCTGTACCGAAAATAGCGTCAATAATAATGTCTCCGGGTTTTATCACCGATTCTAATTCATTAATTGAAGGTTGTATTTTTGAAGATATATTAAGATTGTTAATTATTTGCCAGTTTTTCAGTGCAGATCCTTTATATTTTTCGGGATTTCCGAGGATGCAAATATTAACCATAGCACCATTAGAATGTAATTTTCTGGCTACTACCAACCCGTCTCCACCGTTATTTCCGACTCCACAAATTACTAAAAAGCTACTATTTTCTATTTTGAAATTATTATAAATTAACTGACAGATTGATAATCCTGCATTTTCCATCAACAATTCATCACTGATGCCAAATTTGTTGATAGCATCTTCATCCATATTTTGCATTTCTATTACTCTGGCAATTTTCATAATAATATCTCCTTATTTTATTGAAATAATTTAAATGAAGAAAGTTAATTATGGTCAAAACGATAATGCTCAAGATTCGAACAGAAAATAATTCATTAAAAATCAATGCTTACAGGTAGAACAGTTTCCACCATGACATACAGAGCAACTGTTGCTATTATTTTCATATGAGCTGGTACTTCCACAAAAACTGAAACCATTAAATAACCGTTTAGTGTTACTGTTGCCGCATTTACTGCAGATAATTCCACCTTTTTTCATATCTTCTATTGTTAATCTTCTTTCAAATATATTATTGCAATCCAGACATTCATAACTGTAATTTGGCATAATCAACATCCTTTCTTAACAACAAATCCATAAAATATCAGATTAATTGACGATGTAACTAAATTATTTTATATTATATAAAAAATTATTACAACTTTACCTTGATAGTAAAGGCAGGAGATTAATTTATGAAAATAAAAGGCATTTACCAGGTTATTTATTTCCTTTCACGGAAAAATGTTTAATTTTTTGTAAATTAATGTTTATAATAGATATAATATTACTAATCATATGTATGACTGAAATACAGTGGCAGCTATAGTTTTTATTAAAAGAAAATATAGTTTTATAAAAAACTGCCTATTAATACAAAGGTATCGGTTAAAAAAATGGTTTTACAAAAAGAATCAAATGAAGTGCGAATGAATATTGATAAAATTGTTATGGAATTAACCAGAAATGATATTTTGCTGAATTATGGATTAGATGCTACAGAAATGATATCTATTACACAGAATCCGGAATTTCTAAGTAGAATATCATTTATGATTAATAACAAAAACTTTACAGCATCGAAAACAATAGAATTGCTTGCCGAAAAATTAAAATCTATTGATTCTTCATTAAGTAAAAAGCAGTGGTTGACACAAATATACCATTTCTGTAAATACCTGTCCTTTCCTGATAATAAGCCAGAATTAGAGGATGAAGATATACTTGTTAGCAGAAAGCAAATGTTCTATATATTTTTACTGATATACCGTCAGGTTTTAGCATTACAAAAACAATATGAAACCAGTTCCTTTATATCAAGGTATTCCATATCATTTCTATCACCTGCAGAAACGAGGATGCTGGAGCAGCCGGATGAGTACCGCAATTTTATTAATGCATTTGATAGGCTTTTTGTCTATGAAATGATGGCTTTGAGTAAAGAATTATTTGGACACAGCACGCTTGATCATGTTTGTGGTGTACATTCTTTGGGTTTAAGTATTGCCAGGCAGGTAAACAGGGAAGGGTTTCCGCTTGACTTGGGAATTATTTCAGGCTCTGCTGCCGGTCACGATATAGGGAAATACGGGTGTCGCAGGAGTGAACAAAAAAGGGTCCCTTACCTGCATTATTACTATACTGACTTATGGTTTCAGAAGCAGAATATTCCTTATATTGGTCATATTGCTGTTAATCACTCTGTCTGGGACTTAGAATTAGAAAACCTTTCTCTGGAAGCAATAATCCTTATTTATTCTGATTTTCGGATAAAGAGTAAAAAAAATTCCAATGATATGAATGTGTATAGTTTACAGGAATCATTTCAAGTTATTTTGAGCAAACTGGATAATGTAGATGAAAAAAAAGAGAAAAGATATCGCAGGGTATTTGCCAAACTGAAGGATTTTGAAGATTTCTTAATAGATAAAGGGGTTAATGTCAATGAGATACTGTTTCCGGAAAATAAAGGGAAAATATCAAAAAGAGAGTTGCATTATCCCTTGTTGCATGGAGAAGAAATTATTCAGCAGATAAAATACCTATCTTTGCAACATAGTTTTCTATTAATGCATCTACTTAGAAACGAGACCTCAATTAACACTATTTTAGAAACCGCCCGCAGTGAAACTAAATGGCAAAATTTGCAGGAGTATCTCCGAATATTTGCAGAATATGCAAG
This genomic interval carries:
- a CDS encoding NAD(P)H-hydrate dehydratase, yielding MKIARVIEMQNMDEDAINKFGISDELLMENAGLSICQLIYNNFKIENSSFLVICGVGNNGGDGLVVARKLHSNGAMVNICILGNPEKYKGSALKNWQIINNLNISSKIQPSINELESVIKPGDIIIDAIFGTGLARNIEGYYLEVIQLINKINNPVISIDIPSGINGNTGSIQGIAVKADYTVTFGLPKIGNILYPGYDYCGKLYVSHISFPPYLYNKNDLNTYINSPLLIPNRLNEGHKGTFGDALFISGSRNYYGAPYFSSLSFLKSGGGYSRLAAPASIIPYIATIASEVVFLPQKETATGAISSANIPALLKLSEKTDIVIIGPGLSLEEETQNLVRRIVTEINKPILIDGDGLTAISNDLSILQSRKHPTILTPHLGEMSCLTKLPVNQIKEDLINIVVDFAGKNNTITVLKGAHTLIAIPDGNVFINMTGNSGMASAGSGDVLTGTIAAMYTLGLPVESAARQGVLVHGLAGDMTAKKLGKDGMTARDIMESLPNAIKMIRREDISLNNNKFSGIEIIH
- a CDS encoding zinc ribbon domain-containing protein gives rise to the protein MPNYSYECLDCNNIFERRLTIEDMKKGGIICSKCGNSNTKRLFNGFSFCGSTSSYENNSNSCSVCHGGNCSTCKH